From Myxocyprinus asiaticus isolate MX2 ecotype Aquarium Trade chromosome 10, UBuf_Myxa_2, whole genome shotgun sequence, the proteins below share one genomic window:
- the znf148 gene encoding zinc finger protein 148 isoform X1, whose translation MQLEPAVSAVLTAQGSGCRKASAVNTTVLTAVRNPYVGPVSSCSFSSTAQHSAMNTDDKLEGMLMKCGPMGLHHSSRSLGPSRVDGRGRRGSLDMTLGERSLANHPLLAEDDDDEEEDDEDLAGGGLTSHDLMSQDDMMVHEETVKNDGQDDSTFSQRISHKLHYTLSMPVNIKQEMKVPDSLILNKKEKKQGRDSTDCHKKKKRKQRSPAKILTINEDGSLGHQNPKSHVCEHCNAAFRTNYHLQRHVFIHTGEKPFQCNQCDMRFIQKYLLQRHEKIHTGEKPFRCDECGMKFIQKYHMERHKRTHSGEKPYQCDYCHQYFSRTDRVLKHRRMCHENKDRKVQNAAAKDGPLRSTESLDFSFPVKEYALPKKKRQKTSDKSRVSLTGPTVPDKMVEDGNEEKTEDRLDKSECLPLYAVATKVKDEYVVADYSVELPDSPPRNRHLAGEESNDEIISPPKLVLKKIASRRGVKQQSLEQSQSLSPLSSFEESKITRYTFEIVDNKGLLDVETNPDMESVEALQGGQAKPTRSSTNYDDAMQFLKKKRYLQAATANTSQNYALNVSSIVSQPSVTQATVASVIDETVPTMILSETQTLNVEIKSSNEKNVLPDEVLQTLLDHYSNKANGQAEISFSVADTEVTSSISINSSDESSPTEALGSSSYAPPAEKASLLQEYSKFLQQALERTSQNDTYLNNQSLTFVSDSSSLAGQPLFSTEKQFTSPSRFRPSMNSPLRSTLEKPNFSLLVDSQHSFSLSGDETNPSSVSPTEDFLDQVASPKKTDAQSVSQSFQIATFEQNFRSQFPSSRSGISSQFGIASGQVSLRAHGGTDFPEFSLVNDTKTQLTSSPDATNSQTFG comes from the exons ATGCAACTCGAACCCGCCGTCAGCGCCGTGCTGACAGCACAAGGG TCAGGTTGTCGGAAGGCAAGTGCTGTGAACACAACAGTGTTGACTGCTGTTAGGAATCCTTATGTTGGACCAGTCTCTTCCTGTAGCTTCAGCTCAACTGCTCAGCATTCAGCGATGAACACTGATGACAAGCTGGAGGGGATGCTTATGAAATGTGGCCCTATGGGGCTTCACCACTCATCCAGAAGTTTGGGTCCTTCAAGGGTGGATGGTAGAGGAAGAAGAGGCAGTCTGGATATGACACTTGGGGAACGGAGCTTGGCCAATCATCCCCTTTTGGCAGAGGATGATGACGATGAGGAGGAAGATGATGAAGACTTGGCAGGTGGAGGGCTGACCTCACATGATCTGATGTCTCAGGATGACATGATGGTTCATGAGGAGACTGTGAAAAATGATGGACAGGATGACTCCACTTTCTCACAGCGAATCTCCCATAAATTACACTATACACTCAGTATGCCA gTAAATATAAAGCAGGAGATGAAAGTGCCAGATTCGTTGATTCTGAATAAGAAGGAGAAGAAACAAGGGAGGGACTCAACCGACTGTCacaaaaagaagaagagaaaGCAGCGATCACCTGCAAAG ATTCTCACTATTAATGAAGATGGCTCCCTTGGACACCAGAATCCAAAATCTCATGTCTGTGAGCACTGCAATGCAGCTTTTAGGACAAACTACCATTTACAAAGACATGTCTTTATTCATACAG GTGAAAAGCCTTTTCAGTGCAATCAGTGTGACATGCGTTTTATTCAGAAGTACCTGCTTCAGAGACATGAGAAGATCCACACAG GAGAAAAACCTTTTCGCTGTGATGAATGTGGAATGAAATTTATCCAGAAATACCACATGGAGAGGCACAAGAGAACGCACAGCGGGGAGAAGCCTTACCAGTGTGACTACTGCCATCAG TATTTCTCCAGAACTGACCGAGTACTGAAGCACAGACGGATGTGCCATGAGAATAAGGACAGGAAGGTGCAGAATGCAGCTGCCAAAGATGGCCCTCTTCGCAGCACGGAGAGCTTGGACTTCTCTTTTCCTGTCAAGGAATACGCGCTACCCAAGAAGAAACGTCAGAAGACCTCTGATAAAAGTCGAGTCTCGCTCACAGGTCCCACCGTTCCAGACAAGATGGTGGAAGACGGCAATGAGGAGAAGACGGAAGACAGGCTTGACAAAAGCGAGTGTCTTCCTCTTTACGCAGTAGCCACCAAAGTGAAGGATGAGTATGTTGTGGCAGATTATTCTGTAGAGCTGCCTGATTCCCCGCCTCGCAACAGGCATCTTGCAGGTGAGGAATCTAATGATGAGATCATCAGTCCACCAAAACTAGTGCTGAAGAAAATAGCTAGCAGGAGAGGGGTGAAACAGCAATCGCTAGAACAGTCACAAAGTCTCTCTCCCTTGTCTTCATTTGAAGAAAGCAAAATAACAAGATACACATTTGAGATTGTGGATAATAAAGGCCTCTTGGATGTTGAGACCAACCCTGACATGGAGTCGGTAGAAGCACTACAAGGAGGACAAGCAAAACCAACCAGAAGCAGCACAAATTATGACGATGCCATGCAGTTTCTCAAGAAGAAGCGATACCTTCAGGCGGCTACGGCTAACACTAGCCAAAACTATGCACTGAACGTGAGCAGCATTGTGTCACAGCCCTCCGTCACTCAGGCAACTGTAGCGAGCGTCATCGATGAGACCGTTCCCACCATGATCCTTTCCGAGACTCAGACACTGAACGTGGAGATCAAGTCCAGTAATGAGAAGAATGTCCTTCCGGATGAGGTCCTTCAAACACTTCTCGATCACTACTCCAATAAGGCAAACGGGCAAGCGGAGATTTCCTTCAGTGTGGCGGACACAGAGGTGACGTCCAGCATCTCCATCAACTCCTCAGATGAGAGCAGCCCCACTGAGGCTTTGGGGAGCAGTTCATATGCGCCCCCGGCCGAGAAGGCCAGCCTTCTACAAGAGTACTCCAAGTTTCTCCAGCAAGCATTGGAAAGGACTAGTCAGAACGACACCTATCTAAACAACCAGAGTCTTACGTTTGTAAGTGACAGTAGCAGTCTCGCTGGCCAACCTTTGTTTTCCACTGAGAAGCAATTCACATCCCCATCCCGGTTCAGGCCAAGCATGAACTCTCCTTTGAGGTCCACCTTGGAGAAACCCAACTTCAGCCTTTTAGTAGATTCCCAACACTCCTTCTCCCTGTCGGGTGATGAGACTAACCCTTCCTCGGTTTCTCCAACGGAGGACTTTCTCGACCAGGTGGCCTCGCCTAAAAAGACAGATGCACAAAGCGTCAGTCAGTCATTTCAGATTGCCACTTTTGAGCAGAACTTTCGATCTCAGTTCCCAAGCTCAAGATCTGGAATATCCTCACAGTTCGGCATCGCCAGTGGACAAGTTAGTCTGAGAGCACATGGAGGAACTGACTTTCCAGAGTTCTCTCTTGTTAATGACACAAAAACTCAACTAACCTCCTCACCAGATGCTACAAACAGCCAAACATTTGGCTAA
- the znf148 gene encoding zinc finger protein 148 isoform X2, whose amino-acid sequence MNTDDKLEGMLMKCGPMGLHHSSRSLGPSRVDGRGRRGSLDMTLGERSLANHPLLAEDDDDEEEDDEDLAGGGLTSHDLMSQDDMMVHEETVKNDGQDDSTFSQRISHKLHYTLSMPVNIKQEMKVPDSLILNKKEKKQGRDSTDCHKKKKRKQRSPAKILTINEDGSLGHQNPKSHVCEHCNAAFRTNYHLQRHVFIHTGEKPFQCNQCDMRFIQKYLLQRHEKIHTGEKPFRCDECGMKFIQKYHMERHKRTHSGEKPYQCDYCHQYFSRTDRVLKHRRMCHENKDRKVQNAAAKDGPLRSTESLDFSFPVKEYALPKKKRQKTSDKSRVSLTGPTVPDKMVEDGNEEKTEDRLDKSECLPLYAVATKVKDEYVVADYSVELPDSPPRNRHLAGEESNDEIISPPKLVLKKIASRRGVKQQSLEQSQSLSPLSSFEESKITRYTFEIVDNKGLLDVETNPDMESVEALQGGQAKPTRSSTNYDDAMQFLKKKRYLQAATANTSQNYALNVSSIVSQPSVTQATVASVIDETVPTMILSETQTLNVEIKSSNEKNVLPDEVLQTLLDHYSNKANGQAEISFSVADTEVTSSISINSSDESSPTEALGSSSYAPPAEKASLLQEYSKFLQQALERTSQNDTYLNNQSLTFVSDSSSLAGQPLFSTEKQFTSPSRFRPSMNSPLRSTLEKPNFSLLVDSQHSFSLSGDETNPSSVSPTEDFLDQVASPKKTDAQSVSQSFQIATFEQNFRSQFPSSRSGISSQFGIASGQVSLRAHGGTDFPEFSLVNDTKTQLTSSPDATNSQTFG is encoded by the exons ATGAACACTGATGACAAGCTGGAGGGGATGCTTATGAAATGTGGCCCTATGGGGCTTCACCACTCATCCAGAAGTTTGGGTCCTTCAAGGGTGGATGGTAGAGGAAGAAGAGGCAGTCTGGATATGACACTTGGGGAACGGAGCTTGGCCAATCATCCCCTTTTGGCAGAGGATGATGACGATGAGGAGGAAGATGATGAAGACTTGGCAGGTGGAGGGCTGACCTCACATGATCTGATGTCTCAGGATGACATGATGGTTCATGAGGAGACTGTGAAAAATGATGGACAGGATGACTCCACTTTCTCACAGCGAATCTCCCATAAATTACACTATACACTCAGTATGCCA gTAAATATAAAGCAGGAGATGAAAGTGCCAGATTCGTTGATTCTGAATAAGAAGGAGAAGAAACAAGGGAGGGACTCAACCGACTGTCacaaaaagaagaagagaaaGCAGCGATCACCTGCAAAG ATTCTCACTATTAATGAAGATGGCTCCCTTGGACACCAGAATCCAAAATCTCATGTCTGTGAGCACTGCAATGCAGCTTTTAGGACAAACTACCATTTACAAAGACATGTCTTTATTCATACAG GTGAAAAGCCTTTTCAGTGCAATCAGTGTGACATGCGTTTTATTCAGAAGTACCTGCTTCAGAGACATGAGAAGATCCACACAG GAGAAAAACCTTTTCGCTGTGATGAATGTGGAATGAAATTTATCCAGAAATACCACATGGAGAGGCACAAGAGAACGCACAGCGGGGAGAAGCCTTACCAGTGTGACTACTGCCATCAG TATTTCTCCAGAACTGACCGAGTACTGAAGCACAGACGGATGTGCCATGAGAATAAGGACAGGAAGGTGCAGAATGCAGCTGCCAAAGATGGCCCTCTTCGCAGCACGGAGAGCTTGGACTTCTCTTTTCCTGTCAAGGAATACGCGCTACCCAAGAAGAAACGTCAGAAGACCTCTGATAAAAGTCGAGTCTCGCTCACAGGTCCCACCGTTCCAGACAAGATGGTGGAAGACGGCAATGAGGAGAAGACGGAAGACAGGCTTGACAAAAGCGAGTGTCTTCCTCTTTACGCAGTAGCCACCAAAGTGAAGGATGAGTATGTTGTGGCAGATTATTCTGTAGAGCTGCCTGATTCCCCGCCTCGCAACAGGCATCTTGCAGGTGAGGAATCTAATGATGAGATCATCAGTCCACCAAAACTAGTGCTGAAGAAAATAGCTAGCAGGAGAGGGGTGAAACAGCAATCGCTAGAACAGTCACAAAGTCTCTCTCCCTTGTCTTCATTTGAAGAAAGCAAAATAACAAGATACACATTTGAGATTGTGGATAATAAAGGCCTCTTGGATGTTGAGACCAACCCTGACATGGAGTCGGTAGAAGCACTACAAGGAGGACAAGCAAAACCAACCAGAAGCAGCACAAATTATGACGATGCCATGCAGTTTCTCAAGAAGAAGCGATACCTTCAGGCGGCTACGGCTAACACTAGCCAAAACTATGCACTGAACGTGAGCAGCATTGTGTCACAGCCCTCCGTCACTCAGGCAACTGTAGCGAGCGTCATCGATGAGACCGTTCCCACCATGATCCTTTCCGAGACTCAGACACTGAACGTGGAGATCAAGTCCAGTAATGAGAAGAATGTCCTTCCGGATGAGGTCCTTCAAACACTTCTCGATCACTACTCCAATAAGGCAAACGGGCAAGCGGAGATTTCCTTCAGTGTGGCGGACACAGAGGTGACGTCCAGCATCTCCATCAACTCCTCAGATGAGAGCAGCCCCACTGAGGCTTTGGGGAGCAGTTCATATGCGCCCCCGGCCGAGAAGGCCAGCCTTCTACAAGAGTACTCCAAGTTTCTCCAGCAAGCATTGGAAAGGACTAGTCAGAACGACACCTATCTAAACAACCAGAGTCTTACGTTTGTAAGTGACAGTAGCAGTCTCGCTGGCCAACCTTTGTTTTCCACTGAGAAGCAATTCACATCCCCATCCCGGTTCAGGCCAAGCATGAACTCTCCTTTGAGGTCCACCTTGGAGAAACCCAACTTCAGCCTTTTAGTAGATTCCCAACACTCCTTCTCCCTGTCGGGTGATGAGACTAACCCTTCCTCGGTTTCTCCAACGGAGGACTTTCTCGACCAGGTGGCCTCGCCTAAAAAGACAGATGCACAAAGCGTCAGTCAGTCATTTCAGATTGCCACTTTTGAGCAGAACTTTCGATCTCAGTTCCCAAGCTCAAGATCTGGAATATCCTCACAGTTCGGCATCGCCAGTGGACAAGTTAGTCTGAGAGCACATGGAGGAACTGACTTTCCAGAGTTCTCTCTTGTTAATGACACAAAAACTCAACTAACCTCCTCACCAGATGCTACAAACAGCCAAACATTTGGCTAA